The following is a genomic window from Lysinibacillus sp. G4S2.
TTCTCTGTTTTTGAAAAATCACACATTTTCCCTCTTTCATATCGTGTACTTTTGCAAAGCTGAGAAAAATCCAATTCCGTTCACCAAAAATATAAGAAATCAAGATTTTAATTAACTATTTTTAGACTGATCACCATAACGTGTGGGCGCTTTCATGGGGGCGGCCACAACTTTTGGTGATGAGCTTATTTTTATCCATTTTATTAATTAGAAGACGCGGATTTCCACTACGGGCTAAGCATAAATAAGCAAAATATCATAGAAAATCCTTTGATTGATCCATAATAACCCTTATTTTCTTAATCAATATACCTGATAATAAAGTACCATCATTTCAGATAACATTACAAAAAATTGGTATAAATAAATAACATTATAATTAGCTATAGCTACTACACTCTTTCAAAATCACTCATTTACCTTATACATTTTATAAATAGCTGTCAATTTTAAGGCATACATTTATTACCATTAACTATATAAAAAGTCCCTATTACCTAACTTATTGTTCAAAGCAGTAAAAAAGCTACCACAATACTTTTCGGTAGCTAATTTTTATCATCTTTTGTTTTTTATACTTATTTTTTCTTGTTTTTGTTTATGGTAATTACATCTTCATTATATTAATATTTTTACAATGAACTTATACAAGTAATATATACCTAAAACAGAGATCAAAACAAATTCGTAAGAACTATCGAAAAAACACAATAATCGAATCTAAATACCTACTATTTTTTAATAAAAAATTTACATTTCTTTTAATCCTTGCAGTAAAATAGCTGCCTCCTCAATACCTGCATCTGCCGCAAGTCCATACCACTTTATAGCCTCTTTAATATTTCTAGTTATTCCGTCCCCTTTATTGTAAATATGTCCTAGTTGTAATTTAGCTTGAGCATCGCCTTGAAGAGCAGCCTGTTTAAACCAATGAATTCCCTTTTCAATATTGCGAATACCAGTTAATCCTTGGCTCCAAATAAAGCCCAAATCATAAAAAGCGTCTACATGATATTGCTCCGCAGCTCTTTCATACCAATATAGTCCACGGTTTGCATCTTTAGCTTGCCTTAAACGCCCCTCTAAATAGATTCCTCCCAACCTATATTGTGCTTCAACATAGCCTGCTTCAGCAGATTTCTTATAGCAGATAAATGCTTGCTCTTCATCAATGTCAACACCTAGTCCCTGCTCGTAAATTATTCCGAGCGTAAACATTGCCTCTGCAACACCTTTTTTCGCGGCGAAGTCGAACCATTTTTTCGCAAGTACCATATTCTCTTGTACACCTTCACCGTTAAAGTACATATCTGCTAAGTTATTCGCTGCATCTGGATGGCCCTGTTTTGCCGCAGCCTCATACAATGTAAAAGCCTGATTATAGTTTTCTTGCACACCTATACCTTCAAAATAAAAATTACCAAGTGCATATTGTGCGTCAGCATTCCCCTGTGATGCTGCTAACTCAAACCACTTAATTGATTTTTCAGGTTGAAAATATTTGCCATCAATTACACTATAATATTCTCCAAGCTGAAATTGTGCATCTGCATCCTGCTCCTCGATGGCATCTTTATATAAATCAATTATTTCCTCATGATCTAGATCTTCTTCATCAAATGCATTTACCTGCTCATCTTGGTGAATAAAATACCATTCCAATATATCAAGTACATCATCAACAACTTCAACGCAATTAGCTAACTTCTCCAATGAAGAAATCTGCCAAATAAATATATAAATAGGGAGTGGAATTGCTTCACGCAGTAAATCATCATATTCAGCTAAAAGTGTCAATACATTCTCCTGTACTGACTGCGTCTGCTCTGGATGTATAATTTGTAAATGTCTTTGTTGATTTTTTTTCAAAAGTCCTCGCACAACTTGATACAATATTTTGTGCAAGGCTGTTAATTGCACTTCTTCTACCATTATCAAATTAATATTTTGTGCAAACCATGTATCTTGTGTTTGCGTGAGCTTTTGTAGGGATTTAATTCGCTCGTTATTTTGTTTTGCTAAAATTTGCCCATACATTAGATTCCCCCCTTGCATTGCCTTAGCATTATTATATGGAAGACAGTTCAAAATTGGTTACACATATGCTCTCAATATTAAGCCGATGAACAATGTGATGATTAAAAAGACAGTGACATGAATCCATTTATACATTTCTAATAAACCGATAAATTCGCGAGTAAAGGCATTTGGTACATAATAAAAGGCTGTCTTTGAACCAACACCTTGTGCATCTATCTTCGCCTTTTTGGCATAAATACTTGCACGAAAAACATGAAAATTATTCGTCACAAATAAGGATCGATATTTTTTTCCTCGAGCATGTTTATCCATAATTTCTTTAGAGAATGCCAGATTCTGTTCAGTATTTGTCGATTGATCTTCCATTAATACTTTTTGAGTTGGTAGTTGATGTACATCAACTATATATTTTTTCATCGCATATGCTTCTGATACGTTTTCATCGCTTCCCTGACCACCTGAGACGATAATATAAGGTCGCTCACCATATTTTTTATATTGCTTGACCGCCTCGTCTAAACGACTAGCTAAAAGCGGCGGTACTTTATCACCAATTAGCCCTGATCCTAATGCAATAATATAGTTTGGCTCATAGAAAATAGGTGTAAAATGGTATAGAGTCGCATAAGCCATTGTACTTGTGTATAAAAACATTGTATAACCAAAAACCAAAAACGCATAGAAGAAAAGAATATGCCAAAATTCATGTTCGATATTCGTAAAAATAACAAATACATACCAAATCATCATGATAAAAAAACTTAAGCCGAATACAGCTAACAATAAATTACGAACTTTACGTCCTTCTTTTTCAAGTAAAACTTTACTATTAAAAAAAGTAGCTATCGATAAAATAAACATCATACTAGGGAAAGTTCCAAGTATAATGACTATTCCCATTTTCGACATAATCCCCTGCTCATTTGGCAGCAATACAGGATAATGGGTAATTATTGTACTCAAAATATCCAACCCTAAAAAACCTAGAACTACCGCATTGAAGAAACGTCTTTTTTCCGTTATATATAACAATAAAAAAATTGCACTTAATAGCACTATTGTTGTATTCAACGTCTCACTCCTTTCTTTTTATAGCATTTTTACACTCTTTCCTATCGACACTTCTTGTTCAAATTTGTCGAAATACCTAATTTAATGGAAGCGATTATTTTATTTTTCGGGATAGTTCATGTAAGATTATTATTAAGAACTAGTTTATGACAAATTTAAAAATTATATTGGAGGAAAGTAAGTAATGAAAAAAATTCTTGCCGCACTTTTTGCAGCTTCACTTATGTTTGCGTCTGTAGGTGCAACCTTGTTCATTTCTGATACACCAACTGCAGAAGCGAAATCCTACAAATCGGGTAAAAAAAGCTATTCGAACAATAACAATAGCTCTAATTTCCAAAAATCTCAGGATAAATCTAAAGACCAAAATAATGTAACAACAAATAAAAATACAAACAAAACAGGTTCAACAGCTAAGAAAGGCGGCTTCTTCTCTGGCGGCCTTATGAAAGGCTTAATGGTTGGTGGTTTAGCTGGCTTATTATTCGGAGGTCTTTTCAGTGGCATGGGTATGCTTGGTAATATTTTAGGCTTAATCGTTAACTTTGCAGCCATTGCTATTATCGTAATGCTAGTTGTAAAAATTATTAATATGTTTAAAGATAAAAAACGTAAAGAGGAAGCACAATCACAATGGCACAAGTAATTAATGAGCAAGATATTATAAATGCAATTTGCTTATCTCAGGCCTACTATAAAAACGTTCGCCCAGAAGATGTGCTTGTAGAGCTAACATACGATGATGACACAGGCTTTGGTGCAGAAGTTGAAGTTAATGGACAAATTGAGATATTCAATACAGCAGCCATGATTGGCGCACTACGTGTATGGATTAAAGATGTCCTACACAGTGATCCATTTTCAACTGGCATTGAACTTGTCCTAGACGATGAGGAAGGCATTATTGCCAGACTATCGTAAATAAGTAAAGAATGAGGCTGGGACAAAACTAGCTGATATTAAAGAAAAAAGAGAAATCGATGCTGTTCGATTTCTCTTTTTCTATGTTTGACCAAGTCATTCTATTTTCTTTTCCCTATTTCTCTGTTAATGGCAGTATATTTCCGGAGATATACTGCCTTGAGAACTTTTGATTGTTTATCGACTAACTTTTTTAATTTATCGACTAACTTTTTCGATTTATCACCCAACTTTTTTAATTTATCACCCAACTTTCGAAAAATATCGACATCTACCTCCATGAAACACTAAATTTGACATCAAAAAAGCGCGAGAAATCAACGTTTCTAAATTGATTTCTCGCACTTCCAGTTTTGTCCCAGCCACTTGTTATTTTCAAGGCGTTTTTTGCCTGTTCTTTGAATCATTTGACTTCATTATTTACAACCTCTACCTTGCATTATTTCACTATCTTTATTTTTTTAATAAACTATTGAAATTTACAAATATTTTTGCTGCATGGCTACGTTTTGTCGGAGCCTCTGGTGAAAATTTCCCTTCACTACCTATAACAATGCCTTGTTCATACAACATAGTTATTGCACGTTTTGTTTCTTCATTGTAAGAGGCAATATCAGAAAATGGTGCTTTTCCTTTCACAGCATAAGGTTGCTTTAGCTGATGTTCATAGGCACGATTAATCATTAATGCTAATTGAGCACGAGTAACTGGCTGTACTGGGTTAAACTTCTCACCTGTTCCCTTCACTAGCCCATATGCATACGCTGCTGCAATTTCTGACTGAGTTCCAACGTCATAGCTTGCGATGTCTGTAAATGGTGCATGTTCCTTCGTCGTTAAACCTAGGCTTCTAACAAGTATACTAGCTGCCTGTGCCCGAGTTACATTTTGCTCAGGTCTAAACGTACCATCTGCGTAGCCGTTCATAATACCTTCTTCTGCTGCCTTCAGGATATATTCCTTCGCCCAATGATTGTCTATATCAGTAAAGCTTACATTTTTCCCTGTCGTAAAAGTAACTGTTGGACTTTGTACACTTTCATTGCCTGCTGCATCAACTGCTTTAACAGCTACCATGTATGCTGTGTTCTCTATTAAATGATCCAAAGTTATAGCCGTTGTATCAGCCTTTTGCGTAAATGATAGCTTACCATTTACATATATATTGTATTTAGTGACACCTACATTATCCTTCGCTTTCTGCCAGCTTAGTTTTGCAGTTGTACTATCTTTCACATTTACTTGGATAGCCTTTGAAACATCCCATAACGTACTTGCTTTAATCGCTGGTAAAAATGCCTCGTTCGCTACTGCTAAATAGCCTGCTTCACTTAAATGAATATTTTCTGGGTTTGGTAAATAGCTTGGAACATCTTTTGCTACAATATCGTATGTCGGTACAAAGATAGCACCCGCATTTTCAACAGTTGTTTTGATCGTCGTATTCATAACTGTTAATAACATTTTAAACTGTTTCTGTAAATCCTCACTATAGTACGGGAAAGAATTATAGTATCCCATAACATAAATTTGAGCGTTCGGATTTAGTTTCTTTATTTCTTCTAAAATAGCGGCAATATTTTTAATTGCTCCTTGCGATGCCTTTAACATCGCTGCTGCATTTATACCAGTTGTCTGAGACTCTTTTAAAATAGGTATTAAATCATTGGCACCTGCTGTCAAAGTAATAATTTCAGCCTCTTTAATAGAGGGACGAAGTTTTACCTTGTCATTTTTATACCCGAATCCTGTCACAGGCTTTTCCACATCATTTTGTATATCTTCCAGTACATTTTTTGTTGTATAGCCTGAATACGCAAATCCCTTATTATAAGAAGTGATGAAACCATCTTGCTGTAAAGCTTGTGCAACAAAATCTGCGTAACCTAAACCGATCATGCCAACCTCATTCATACCATGAGCCAAAGAATCGCCAAGTGCTACGTAATCTGCCTGAGCTACCCAACTTGGCGCTATGTAATCTCTCTGCTCCGCAGCGTTTGCCCCTACTGGTAGCGCTAATTGCAACGCCAGTACACCAGCCGCTAAAAATCGAAATTTCTTTGATAATTGCATACACTCACTCCCCCATCTTTTGCTAATTACTATTTTAATATATGGAGGATGAAAATGGGTTAAATAAGAGAAATTGTTTTTTCTATTCAAGCTGTATCTTCCCATAAATGCCACCACCACCAGCTTCAATTGCCAATTGTCCTGTTCTTGCTAAATCGATCATCTTAGCAATCTTATGTGGTACGATTTGTTCAAGCTGTTCTAGTGAGACTCGATGCAAGATGTTCATCTCTGTACCAAATGCTTGTAGCAATCTTTCCATCATTTTCGGTCCTAAACCTGGAATAAAATCTAGTGGTACTTGGTGAATATACGGTGGTCGAACACGTTTATCCGTCAGCTGCTCTGATAGCTCCATAATACGTAAAGAAACTCCCTTAATAATTTGGATACTTTCACAGTTAGTACAGATTGTTGCCATATTGCTAAGCTGTTCACCACATTTTGCACAGACAGTCTGATGATATTTGCCCAGCAAAGGATTTAAGCCATAATTGGCTGTTACAGCGCGCCCTTGCTGTTCATGTAGCGCCATTTGTAGCTCTGTAAAATTGGCATCAGATAGTCTTAATTTTTGATACTCACGTGCAATTTTCCCAAGCGAATGTGCATCAGAATTGCTGACAAATGTGTATGCTTGAAGCTCTCTGATGTTACTCACCATAGCGGTATCAGAACTTAAACCTAGCTCAATCGCATCTATAAGTTGCGGGTCAAATACTTCTGTTAAACTACGATGCACACCTTTACCAAACAAACTTTTAAACGGTGTAAAAACATGCGCAGGAATAAACAGCCCTCCTAACTCACGAACCTTTTGCTGCAATGTTCGACCATCACAATAGATACGCTGTGAGCTTAAATGAATATTTTTCATATGATAAGACATCCAATTTGAAAATTCCCTCATAAGTAAAAGTGTTGGAAAATAGGCAAGTACGTGGATTGGTCCAAGGCAATGACAATCATAAATCTCAATTTCAGTGCCTGGGATAAGGGTTGTGTCTTTATAACGAAGCCCTCCCTGTTCTAGCTCCTTCAGTTCACCCCGTTCAATCATTTCTGACATTTCATCCATAACCTCTGGTGAATGGCAATCAATAATTCCAATAATATCTAGTCCCTTTCTTGCACTAGAAGTCTCGAGAATTTTTGTTAACGTTAACGATTTACTGCCAGTAATTTTGACAGCGCGTCCACTTAAAGTACGTCCAATATGAATATGTAAATCTGCATATAAATTTTGCATCATTGTAAACACCTCTATTATTTTCAATGAAATAAAAAAACCTCACATTGCTGCAAGGCGTTTCACTCTTAATCATGATGGATGATTGTTGTGAGTACTATTATTTGATTCATAAGCACCTGAGCCCTGTGATGGCATTGTCGAAGAATCATACGCCACTATTGTCACGCCAATTGTCTTCTCTAGCTCATTAATTTTTTCAAGCTGTTGCTGATCTAATTGTGCAAACTTTATCTCTTCCACTTTCATCAATTCCTTTCACGTATACAATTCCCCAAAAAGGATATAAGTATACACGAAGAAAATGAAGCTCTTTCTTCTATTAACAGTTGTCCTATCCATAAATAGCAGGTGTATCTGTTATTGTTGAAAAACAAAATGGTCAAGAAGATCTTTGTAAATTTTGTGGCGCTTTAAATAAGGGTGATTTCCGTCCCAGGCTATTCGTAAAAAAAGCGCCCAGCCGGAACGGAGATCAACCCCTCCTTTTGCCGAAGAACCATACTTTATTTATGTAGTTTTTAAAGCTTTCTTCGTAAATTGCTCAGAGACATACGTTAAATAAGGCTTCCTTGTAAGTGGATGTATTTGAATATCAGCATAAACACCAAATACATCCTGTAATAATTGTGGCGTAAGTACTTCTTCTGGTGTTCCAAAACAAACAATTCGACCTTGCTGTAAAACATAAATTTGATCGCAATACATAGCTGCAATGTTTAAATCATGTATGGCAGCAACAACTGTTAGATGTAGGGTTTGAATTAGATCCATTAGCTGCAATTGATGCTGAATATCTAGATGATTTGTTGGCTCATCTAAAATAAGCATCTGTGCTTGCTGAGCGAGAGCACGGGCAACCATCACACGCTTTTTTTCTCCCCCCGAAAGAGAGCTAAAGCTACGTTTCTCTAAATGAGCAATCCCTGTTTGATCAAGTGCACTTTTTACAATTTGAAAATCTTGTTGTTGATCAAGTTCGAATAGTTTTTTATGGGGTGTTCTCCCCATACTTACTAAATCATGTACGGTAAAGTCGAATAAGACCGGTGTTTCTTGGCTCACAACTGCTAAATTTTTCGCAATGCTTTTACTCGATTGCTTTAAAATATCCTGTTCATTTAATAAGATTGTTCCACTTTCTGGTTTTAATAAACGATACATATTCTTTAGTAGCGTTGACTTCCCACTACCATTAGGACCAATCAGCCCAACGAATTGCTTTTCCTTTATTTGAACACTTACTTCATGTAAAATGCGTTCATCAGAAATGGAGAAAGATACTTGTTTCGCTTCTAATGTCATAATTTCTAATCCCCTTCACCGAAAGAATAATTGTTACGACGTAGCAGCCAAATGAAAAATGGCCCGCCACAAAAAGCCGTGATAATTCCAATTGGCATTTCTTCAGGAGCAATTAAAATTCGGGCAAGTGCATCTGCCCAAACTAAGAAAATCCCCCCTAATAAAGCACTAATCGGTATGACATATTTATGGTTTGAACCTACAATTAGCCGTACAATATGTGGAATGATTAAGCCAACAAATCCGATTGAACCACTGACTGCGACAAGAACACCCGTTAATAATGAAACTAATAAGATAAGTTGAATTCGAAACTGTTGTAAATTAACCCCTAAAGTGACAGCTGCTTCATCTCCAAGAAGTAATAAATTTAAACTTCGATAGTGGAGCCATAGCAAGGCAAACACCACAATAAAAATAACTGTAGGAATTAAAACATTACTCCACTTTGCACCAGCTAAGCTTCCTAGCATCCAAAACATGACTGCCTTCATTCCGCCCTCTTGCTTCGACATCATTAATATAAAATTTGAAATAGCAGATAAAATAAACGACACCGCCATCCCTGAAAGTAAAAGTCGAAAGACAGAAACTCTACCGCCAACACGCGCTAAGAAGAAAACTAACGCCATCGCTGTGAGAGAACCGATAAATGCAGATACGGAAAGAGCATAAACACCAAGAAATGAAAAAGCACCTAAAATGATGACAGCTGTAGCACCAACCGTTGCACCAGAAGAAATCCCTAAAATATATGGTTCAGCAATTGAATTACGAACAAGTGCCTGAATAGCTGCT
Proteins encoded in this region:
- a CDS encoding S-layer homology domain-containing protein, yielding MQLSKKFRFLAAGVLALQLALPVGANAAEQRDYIAPSWVAQADYVALGDSLAHGMNEVGMIGLGYADFVAQALQQDGFITSYNKGFAYSGYTTKNVLEDIQNDVEKPVTGFGYKNDKVKLRPSIKEAEIITLTAGANDLIPILKESQTTGINAAAMLKASQGAIKNIAAILEEIKKLNPNAQIYVMGYYNSFPYYSEDLQKQFKMLLTVMNTTIKTTVENAGAIFVPTYDIVAKDVPSYLPNPENIHLSEAGYLAVANEAFLPAIKASTLWDVSKAIQVNVKDSTTAKLSWQKAKDNVGVTKYNIYVNGKLSFTQKADTTAITLDHLIENTAYMVAVKAVDAAGNESVQSPTVTFTTGKNVSFTDIDNHWAKEYILKAAEEGIMNGYADGTFRPEQNVTRAQAASILVRSLGLTTKEHAPFTDIASYDVGTQSEIAAAYAYGLVKGTGEKFNPVQPVTRAQLALMINRAYEHQLKQPYAVKGKAPFSDIASYNEETKRAITMLYEQGIVIGSEGKFSPEAPTKRSHAAKIFVNFNSLLKK
- a CDS encoding DUF2653 family protein — encoded protein: MAQVINEQDIINAICLSQAYYKNVRPEDVLVELTYDDDTGFGAEVEVNGQIEIFNTAAMIGALRVWIKDVLHSDPFSTGIELVLDDEEGIIARLS
- a CDS encoding iron chelate uptake ABC transporter family permease subunit yields the protein MNKKFILLSMTLLLVLLISMTIAIMVGSVSVTPQYVWKVILSKIPLIQNGIEQDWSRSQEIIIWQIRAPRVLLAAIVGAGLAIAGAAIQALVRNSIAEPYILGISSGATVGATAVIILGAFSFLGVYALSVSAFIGSLTAMALVFFLARVGGRVSVFRLLLSGMAVSFILSAISNFILMMSKQEGGMKAVMFWMLGSLAGAKWSNVLIPTVIFIVVFALLWLHYRSLNLLLLGDEAAVTLGVNLQQFRIQLILLVSLLTGVLVAVSGSIGFVGLIIPHIVRLIVGSNHKYVIPISALLGGIFLVWADALARILIAPEEMPIGIITAFCGGPFFIWLLRRNNYSFGEGD
- a CDS encoding SEL1-like repeat protein encodes the protein MYGQILAKQNNERIKSLQKLTQTQDTWFAQNINLIMVEEVQLTALHKILYQVVRGLLKKNQQRHLQIIHPEQTQSVQENVLTLLAEYDDLLREAIPLPIYIFIWQISSLEKLANCVEVVDDVLDILEWYFIHQDEQVNAFDEEDLDHEEIIDLYKDAIEEQDADAQFQLGEYYSVIDGKYFQPEKSIKWFELAASQGNADAQYALGNFYFEGIGVQENYNQAFTLYEAAAKQGHPDAANNLADMYFNGEGVQENMVLAKKWFDFAAKKGVAEAMFTLGIIYEQGLGVDIDEEQAFICYKKSAEAGYVEAQYRLGGIYLEGRLRQAKDANRGLYWYERAAEQYHVDAFYDLGFIWSQGLTGIRNIEKGIHWFKQAALQGDAQAKLQLGHIYNKGDGITRNIKEAIKWYGLAADAGIEEAAILLQGLKEM
- a CDS encoding endonuclease Q family protein, giving the protein MQNLYADLHIHIGRTLSGRAVKITGSKSLTLTKILETSSARKGLDIIGIIDCHSPEVMDEMSEMIERGELKELEQGGLRYKDTTLIPGTEIEIYDCHCLGPIHVLAYFPTLLLMREFSNWMSYHMKNIHLSSQRIYCDGRTLQQKVRELGGLFIPAHVFTPFKSLFGKGVHRSLTEVFDPQLIDAIELGLSSDTAMVSNIRELQAYTFVSNSDAHSLGKIAREYQKLRLSDANFTELQMALHEQQGRAVTANYGLNPLLGKYHQTVCAKCGEQLSNMATICTNCESIQIIKGVSLRIMELSEQLTDKRVRPPYIHQVPLDFIPGLGPKMMERLLQAFGTEMNILHRVSLEQLEQIVPHKIAKMIDLARTGQLAIEAGGGGIYGKIQLE
- a CDS encoding YdcF family protein, whose amino-acid sequence is MNTTIVLLSAIFLLLYITEKRRFFNAVVLGFLGLDILSTIITHYPVLLPNEQGIMSKMGIVIILGTFPSMMFILSIATFFNSKVLLEKEGRKVRNLLLAVFGLSFFIMMIWYVFVIFTNIEHEFWHILFFYAFLVFGYTMFLYTSTMAYATLYHFTPIFYEPNYIIALGSGLIGDKVPPLLASRLDEAVKQYKKYGERPYIIVSGGQGSDENVSEAYAMKKYIVDVHQLPTQKVLMEDQSTNTEQNLAFSKEIMDKHARGKKYRSLFVTNNFHVFRASIYAKKAKIDAQGVGSKTAFYYVPNAFTREFIGLLEMYKWIHVTVFLIITLFIGLILRAYV
- a CDS encoding heme ABC transporter ATP-binding protein codes for the protein MTLEAKQVSFSISDERILHEVSVQIKEKQFVGLIGPNGSGKSTLLKNMYRLLKPESGTILLNEQDILKQSSKSIAKNLAVVSQETPVLFDFTVHDLVSMGRTPHKKLFELDQQQDFQIVKSALDQTGIAHLEKRSFSSLSGGEKKRVMVARALAQQAQMLILDEPTNHLDIQHQLQLMDLIQTLHLTVVAAIHDLNIAAMYCDQIYVLQQGRIVCFGTPEEVLTPQLLQDVFGVYADIQIHPLTRKPYLTYVSEQFTKKALKTT